One Symphalangus syndactylus isolate Jambi chromosome 20, NHGRI_mSymSyn1-v2.1_pri, whole genome shotgun sequence DNA segment encodes these proteins:
- the LOC134735231 gene encoding leucine-rich repeat-containing protein 37B-like isoform X13: MAPIECAAPACVMSWLCFWGPWPLVTWQLLGLLVKDAQPLVWVKDPLQLTSNPMGPPEPWSSRSSHLPWESPHALAPPAAPGDFDYLGPSASSQMSALPQESTEHLPPFLDTDSAGELPLGPEQFLAAQQDLNDKLTPQERLPEVLPLLDGDQNQATVQLPRLKNKVQTADLDRAAGHQADDILVPLHSKVSKPTKFVVSPKNLKKNLAEHWSLAEIIGIPHQLSKPQRQKQTLQDEYLSMDTLYPSSLPPELRVNADEPPGPPEQVGLSQFHLEPKTQNAETLEDIQSSSLQEEASAQLPQLPQEVEPSTQQESPALPPESSIESLAQTPLNHEVTVQPPGEDQAHYNLPNITIKPTMTSEPQNEAESAQAQKEAKIQAPEEVEPSATQQEAPTEPPGPPMEAELSPSEQEQPAQPSESSGEVESSPAQREAPAQPLMSPEQFQRLKDQQDIIQQLSRPENYELPPVRKETTTQPPSQLSPDFGSSLNDEAIGSPLDVSYLDLDRELTKPTAVTMGVEPSPAQQDNPPILVEQADFSLAQPDLPSLPLHSPEKIESPVHQEATAQTLDPPKEAEPSPVQQGLPAEPPEPHKEVEPSATQQEASGHPRKSTVEVSPPQWEIAAQPSEPPEKVKPSPVLQQAPTRLLKPPKEVESSPVQQAVPAQSSDPAMVTEPSLTQQMAPSLPPEFPQEVEPSVTQQEVPAQIPEPPMEAEPSLTKQEATVQAPESPKEVEPSRQQMVPVQLPEPPKEVAAQPPAHYEVTVPTPGQDPAQHSTLPSVTVQPLGLGLFIIPESMIEVELSPTMQETPTQPSKKVLPQLEVKPSPTTEETSAQPPDPGLAITPEPTPEIGHSTVLEKTTAPRPDQVQTLHRSLTEVTGPPTKLESSQDSLVQSETALEEQKASTSTNMCELCTCGDETLSCVDLSPKQRLYQVPVPEPNTYNGILTTLNFQGNYISYIDGNVWKAYSWTKKLILSENYLTELHNDSFEGLLYLQYLDLSCNTIQHIERRTFESLPFLQYIDLGCNLITELRHGAFQAWHGMQFLHNLILNRNPLTAVEDPYLFELPALKYLIL; encoded by the exons ATGGCTCCCATCGAGTGCGCAGCACCAGCCTGTGTCATGTCTTGGCTGTGTTTCTGGGGCCCATGGCCCCTCGTTACGTGGCAACTATTGGGTCTGCTAGTCAAGGATGCTCAGCCTCTGGTGTGGGTCAAGGACCCTCTCCAGCTGACCTCTAACCCCATGGGGCCACCTGAGCCCTGGTCTTCCCGCTCCTCCCATCTCCCGTGGGAATCTCCCCATGCACTTGCTCCCCCAGCAGCCCCGGGGGACTTTGATTACCTGGGGCCCTCTGCTTCTTCGCAGATGTCAGCCCTGCCCCAGGAATCGACTGAacatttgcctccattcctgGACACGGATTCAGCTGGAGAGCTGCCTCTGGGGCCCGAGCAGTTCTTGGCTGCACAGCAGGATTTAAATGACAAGCTGACTCCGCAAGAAAGGCTCCCAGAGGTGCTTCCACTGCTGGATGGGGATCAGAACCAGGCCACAGTTCAGCTTCCTCGcctcaaaaataaggttcaaactGCAGATCTAGATCGGGCTGCAGGTCATCAGGCAGATGATATACTTGTTCCACTACACAGTAAGGTTTCAAAACCAACCAAATTTGTTGTTTCGCCCAAGAACCTGAAGAAAAATCTAGCTGAGCATTGGAGCCTTGCTGAGATTATTGGGATTCCACACCAATTATCCAAACCTCAGCGTCAGAAACAGACTTTGCAGGATGAATATTTGAGTATGGACACACTGTATCCCAGCAGCCTGCCTCCAGAACTCCGGGTGAACGCAGATGAGCCTCCAGGGCCACCTGAGCAAGTTGGACTTTCTCAATTCCATCTAGAGCCCAAAACTCAAAATGCAGAGACCCTGGAAGACATTCAGTCCTCTTCACTCCAGGAAGAAGCCTCAGCACAGCTTCCACAGCTCCCTCAGGAGGTAGAACCTTCAACCCAGCAGGAgtccccagctctgcctccagaGTCCTCTATAGAGAGTCTAGCTCAAACTCCACTGAATCATGAAGTGACAGTTCAACCTCCAGGTGAGGATCAAGCTCATTACAACTTGCCCAACATTACCATTAAACCTACCATGACTTCAGAGCCCCAAAATGAGGCAGAATCTGCCCAAGCCCAGAAGGAGGCCAAAATTCAGGCTCCAGAGGAGGTGGAACCTTCTGCAACCCAACAGGAGGCCCCAACTGAGCCACCAGGTCCTCCCATGGAGGCTGAACTTTCCCCCAGTGAGCAGGAGCAGCcagctcagccttctgagtcTTCTGGGGAGGTTGAATCTTCTCCAGCCCAGCGGGAGGCCCCAGCTCAGCCCTTAATGTCCCCTGAGCAGTTTCAACGTTTGAAAGACCAGCAAGACATAATTCAGCAGCTAAGTAGACCTGAAAATTATGAACTTCCTCCAGTCCGTAAAGAGACCACAACTCAGCCTCCATCTCAGCTCTCCCCAGACTTTGGAAGTTCACTGAATGATGAAGCAATAGGTTCACCTCTAGATGTGTCATATCTAGATCTAGATAGGGAGCTTACCAAACCTACAGCAGTCACTATGGGGGTAGAACCTTCTCCAGCCCAGCAGGACAACCCTCCTATTCTCGTTGAACAGGCTGACTTTTCTCTAGCCCAGCCTGatctcccttccctgcctctgcATTCTCCTGAAAAGATTGAATCTCCAGTCCACCAAGAGGCCACAGCTCAGACTCTAGATCCCCCTAAGGAGGCAGAACCTTCTCCAGTCCAGCAAGGGCTCCCAGCTGAGCCACCAGAGCCCCATAAGGAGGTTGAACCATCTGCAACCCAGCAGGAAGCCTCGGGTCATCCTCGCAAGTCCACTGTAGAGGTCAGTCCACCACAGTGGGAGATAGCAGCTCAGCCATCAGAGCCACCTGAGAAGGTCAAACCATCTCCAGTCCTACAGCAGGCCCCAACTCGGCTTTTAAAGCCACCTAAAGAGGTAGAATCCTCTCCAGTCCAGCAGGCAGTCCCTGCTCAGTCTTCAGACCCTGCTATGGTGACAGAACCCTCTCTGACCCAGCAGATGGCCCCATCTTTGCCTCCAGAGTTCCCTCAGGAGGTAGAACCATCTGTAACTCAGCAGGAGGTTCCAGCTCAGATTCCAGAGCCCCCTATGGAGGCAGAACCTTCTCTGACCAAGCAGGAGGCCACAGTTCAGGCTCCAGAGTCCCCTAAGGAGGTAGAACCTTCAAGGCAGCAAATGGTCCCAGTTCAGCTTCCAGAGCCACCTAAGGAAGTTGCTGCTCAACCTCCAGCTCATTATGAGGTGACAGTCCCAACACCAGGCCAGGATCCAGCTCAGCACTCAACATTGCCCAGTGTCACTGTTCAACCTTTGGGCCTGGGACTTTTCATCATTCCAGAATCCATGATAGAGGTTGAACTTTCTCCAACCATGCAGGAGACCCCAACTCAGCCTTCTAAGAAAGTTCTACCCCAACTTGAGGTTAAACCATCTCCAACCACGGAGGAAAcctcagctcagcctccagaCCCGGGGCTTGCCATAACTCCAGAACCCACTCCAGAGATTGGACATTCCACAGTCCTGGAGAAGACTACAGCTCCTCGTCCAGACCAGGTTCAGACTCTGCATCGAAGCCTGACGGAGGTCACAGGTCCACCTACAAAGTTAGAATCTTCGCAGGATTCATTGGTGCAGTCTGAAACTGCACTAGAGGAACAGAAGGCCTCCACAAGCACCAACATGTGTGAGCTCTGTACCTGCGGAGATGAGACTCTGTCATGTGTTGATCTCAGCCCAAAGCAGAGGCTCTACCAAGTGCCTGTGCCAGAGCCCAACACCTACAATGGCATCTTGACCACCTT aaatttcCAAGGAAACTATATTTCATACATTGATGGAAATGTATGGAAAGCATACAGTTGGACCAAGAAACT aatTCTCAGTGAAAATTATTTGACTGAATTACATAACGATTCATTTGAAGGCCTGCTATACCTCCAGTATTT agaTTTATCCTGCAATACAATACAACATATTGAAAGACGTACATTTGAATCACTACCATTTTTGCAGTATAT agatctggGCTGCAATTTAATTACGGAACTGAGGCATGGAGCATTTCAGGCCTGGCACGGAATGCAGTTTTTACACAACTT AATTCTCAATCGCAATCCTCTGACTGCTGTCGAAGATCCATATCTCTTTGAACTGCCGGCATTAAAATATCT AATTTTGTAA